The Strix aluco isolate bStrAlu1 chromosome 18, bStrAlu1.hap1, whole genome shotgun sequence genome includes the window ATGCAAATGATTAAAGAGAAAGGTGTCTACATAAAGAGGGAGTTAGGAGCAAACAATGAGGGAGAAACAGCTTTTGAGAGACTGTTTTGAAGTTGTTACAAATCTAAGGCCCTATGGAATTAGATGACTAATTCGACATACAGATCTCTGAAATAAAGACAACCAAAGGTGGTGAGAAAGGCCAAAGTTCATTCAACTATCAGAGCTCGATGCTGGTATTAGAaatatctgatttatttttcagagttgtCCCATGGCCTCCCTCTAGCTCTGATTCCATGAGTCAGGTACAGCCAGTCCACTTGAGCCAGGTCTCAGCTACAACAGCAGTTCACTGCCAGTTAGGTGCTCTTTGGGTTCACAACAGGGGGAAAAGACACCACTGCAGATAAGGAGCCAAAGAGCTCAGTGACACACTGCCTAGCTACAGCCTCACACCAGAGAAGTATCTTCTGTCACATGAGCCTCCTGACATGGTACCTGCCCCCACACTCTTGCCCCTGATGCCTGTGGTCTCACCTACGTGAGAAAGAACAGGGCAAGTCTGAGCGAGGCACCTCTGGGGTTGAGTGAGCCAACTAATTGTACAGCAACACGATACAGCTGCTGGAAGCAACAGGAAGCAGGAGAACTGATGGCATCTGGCTGGAACTGCAGAGGAGCACTGAGAACAGTAATTCTACAGCCAGCAGTCCTGGCCAGGACCCTGGGGAAAACAGATCTCCATTTGCTATAAATGCCAAGCAATCCTCACATCTGCCAGTGACCAGCAACTAGTTTGAGGGGGCTGCTCTTGTGATGACAATATATCAACACACTGATGCCATTAAGCGTCCATTCTAGCAGCTAACCTCTTACCCCTGTCATGAGAAAGAGATTTCTTTCACAAAGGAGGTAAGGAACAAGAAAAGGTTATTATCACAATAGGGGGAACTTGGGAGAGGTTGATTCTAAAAATATAGTCAAGGAGGTAAGATCTGAAATGGTAAGGTTTGTGCCCCCAAAGGTGAGAAAGAAGTGAGGAAACCAGTGCTGGAGTTGTAAATGGGACAGCGGAAGAGACTGAAGACAAATCTGTCATTTAATTCAGGGGTGTGTTAGAGCCCAGACTCTACTTTTAGAGCGAAAACATTGCCTGAATTCAGAGCACTGAAGGAGGACATGACCTAGGCAAACAGGGTGCTGAACCATGCCCCTCTAGAAGCCAACAGGACTTTTCTTTCCAGGCCCATTCTAGGAAGTGGAAATTTATAGAGAACTCCACTTTTATGGGTCTTTATCTCTTCTGACACAAGATCTCAGACAAACTCTGCAGACTATAAAGGCATCTTcttgtcagaaaagaaaataatccactCTTGCATCTCAGTGTTAACCCTTAGCAACTCTAGGAAACAAGCTGAGAAAGAGACAGAGGATGTAGATCCCAGCAGAAGTGGAAATAAAACCATCACAGGTTAAAATGCAGACCCTGCAGTTGACATTAACGGAGCAGTTACAGGTTGCAGCTCCAAAAGGCAGGGGAATCAGGCTGTGGAAAAGAAGTTGGACATGTTACTTTTGCAGAAAAGAAGAGGTTTTAGGTAAGAATGATGTTGAAACAGAAGGCATTTGCATACAGTGGAGATTATTGGTTTGGGCCTTGTCTCCCCCCTTTAAGGGAGTGGGCAGCTGAGACCTGTACAGACTGTTTAGCATTCAGGAAGTGCTCTTCCCACCCTGGTTTCTACATATCCCCCTGGTGACAGTTACTTACACCTGACTCCAAACGCCTGCATGAACTTCAACTAGGGCGTGGGTGGAGATTTCTCCATATGGGGTGCAAAAATCTTTAGAGGCCAAATTCTGTCCTTGACAGTTAACTTCTGTGCAGCCCTAGTGCTTTGGTGCAAGCACTGTCACAGCGAACAGATGCTCGCAGCCCCAGATCACCAGCTCTCATTACTTTATATAGCACCCTAAGTGTCCACAGACAGAAAGGATGCTGGGTACCAGCAGAACCAAATCTTCTCAAAGCAAGGAAAAGTGCATATTGTATAGTTAAGttaacaacaaagaaaataaacacatagaaaaaaaaaaaaagtgacagctaATACTTATCCAGACAAAAAAGGTTGTGAAGATGGCTTTGGAATCGCTTCTTCAAGGAATTTGCAAGCTTAAGGCATGTATCCCAATATTTAGGTGTGATTTCTGATCAATCTTACTGGTTTTAAAAGAGTGTGCTTTAGCGTGTTTTTGATATAAGTCATTATTCTTATACTTAATTGCAAAAAGAAACAACTATATTTTTTACTTACCTTTTCAGCCTGGCTGTCAGAGAAAAGGATGAAAACACACAACATGTTTTAAACCCTTTTCAGCTCCTAAACAACAGAAATACATTGCAGTATTACTGATTACACTGATCACGTATCCTATTAGAAAAGTCTGGATCTGACTCTGCAACTTTTAACTGCAAGGAGATTCTGTTCTAACAATCCTTTTGAAGTTAACGGGATTGGTGGATTATTAAGGACTATGCAAATCCGTTACGGTTTGTATGAGTAAAGCTGTTCTCTCAGTGTACTTGATACTCAATTTTATAAGGGGTTTTGCCAGCAACCTACAATCGTTATCGTTGTGTGTATTATTCTAGCAGACAGTATCACGCTAAAGAacctgttttctggaaaaaaggCACTTCTATTTGATTAGCTCAAGTAGAAACCACACCTGTTCCTTTGCAAACCTGATTTCTGCACCCCAACTGCCACTTTCACACATAGATACTATGTCCAATTCAGTGTGCAAGTTAGTTGATGTAACAAATCTCATGAATTGGGATAAACCTCCCTCTGCTATATAGCCCGATACTGAAAACTGGATTTGAGCTGCCTTTAATTCCCCGTTTTACATCTGCTGCTGGGACAGCTAAGCGGACATCCTGGCTGAGCCGCTGATGCTCTCAGGCTCGCTGCCTCACCTAACTTTGTCCACACACGCCAGGGACAAGCGGCTAAAAGGCGGCGGGATGCCCCTCAGCCTGgcggctcccccagccccctcggCCGCTGCGGGTCCCGgccgggagcggcgcggcgggggccgggcgggcgcggagAGCCGGCGGCTGCCCCGCCGAACCCCCGAGGCCAAGGAGGTCGCTGGAGCAGCCGGCGGGGTGCTGCTACTCACCATGACGGCGAAGACGAAGGCGACGATGTTGACGGGATAGGCGGGACAGAAGCAGGCGAGGATGCTGAGGAGCAGGTAGTTCTTGGGCCGCGGCTGCGGCGGCCCGTCGGGCAGCTCATCCTCGATGTTAGTCTCGGGGCTGTTCTCCAGAGCCCTCTTGATGTCGGCACCGGCGGGGAGCGCGGACATGGGGCTGCggtgcggcgggcgggcggctggaAAAGCCCAGCGCCGCGCCCCGGGCAGGCGGGACCCCGCCGCGGCGCCGAGCCAAGGGAGCCgcccggcgcggagcggcgccTCCCCGGGACGGGCacccgccggcggggcggggcgggggcgcccgCCCGCAGCTCCGCGGCTGCCGAAGCCTTTAGCCCGGCAGTCGATTCCGGGGAGGAAtcgggggggaaaaagaaaaaataaaaaggaaaaccaggcaAAAGCCGCCGAGTGTTTCCAGCGCCGCGACCCGGAGGCGGGCGGCGGTTCCCCGGGCAAGCCCGCTCCTGCTCCGGAgcctgccccgccgccggcaCAGCGGGGGCCGCAGCCGCAGGGCCCGGGGCTCTTCCGAAAGTTTCTAACTGTTTTCAGTTAAAGGATTTTAACTGAGTTTGCATTACCCCCAGGGAGCACTTCGCTGTGTTGGCAGACTCTCATCTCTAGAACCGGCGAGCTCCCTCAGCAAGTGGCGTGAGGTCTGCAAGGGCATTTCCTTTGATCTGGGCTCAATTTGTCATCTCCTAACCCCCGTGACTTGCGAAACTTAGCAAAACCATGAAAGACTGGCAGAAAATAACCAACTTAAAGCATTTTGGTGGCTCAGGCCCAGCGTAATTTGGCCAATTTTTAGCAAGTGATTCAGTCCTTGATGAACAGAGCATCTGTCAGGTGAAACTCACTTTGGGGGATGCAGGAAGGGGAGCAAGGAAATGAATCTTCAttatggaaaaaaccccaaacaaaccacaaaacaagtAAATAAAGATCTAATTTCATCGTAAGTTTGAAGCTGGTGAGGAAAAGTATGACAGCCTGCACCCAGAAAGGAACAGGCTCTGTTTCTGCCATgtgatataagaaaaaaaactttataCCTGCATGGACCTTCAGCAAAATGAAGAGACTTCTGATCAGATGGAGGGTGGAGTTGAGATTTTGCTCTGTCTGGCTCCCCCTGTGCGCATTTCATTAATCGAAGTTACAGAAAACTGTAAGTTGTGTTTAGAGCTTTATGAATGAGCTACTTTTGTCACTGAAGGTTTTACAATTTGCTTGAATAGAGCCATAGTTTCCCATTTCTGGATGTCACCCTACAAGATAAAATGCAGTCAACACAGTAAAGACATAAGAAATATATGTGCAGTATTTTTACTTTCATAGACATTAATCATTTCTCAGCTGCATGCCTGGACTATAATGTAGAATGAGAATCTGCTGATCTATCAGAATGTCAAAAGAAAAGATTCTACATCTTTAGGAAAGAGTAAGAAATGCCGAAGTTACATCCGCTTGCCAACGTACCCATTAGTGTTCAGGCACAAGCTCTCTGTAGCTGTAAAATCTCTGATATGTTTGTTCTCAGGGGCCTTTAAACACCAGACAAGCTCCGGAAACACAGTCCGCATCACACCACACAATTACTTTTAGAATTGAGTTCAGCAGGGATGGAGGCCATGGACTTACCCTCTGCAAGGGGTCAGCATCTTCTGGAGCCACTCAAGCCTTTAATCCACGAGAATGCTTTCAGTGAAACATTGTAATGGCTTAATGAGTTTATCTGCTTGTAGTTGAAACACAGGTAAATGAGAACTTATTATCAGGCATGTGAATGAGAACACCGAGCTCACTTGGGGCAGTTTGAGCCATTGATGTTGAACATAAACAAGCACAACAAAAAGCTGCCAGCACATCAGCTCTGGAGAGAAGGCAAAGTTGTGTGCAGAGATTAGCCAGGAAGACTTGAAACTGGGCTGTGAGGAAAGGATGTAGATTCTTACTGTCTAACATCAGACATTTAGTTTAAGGACCTTTGTGGAGGACCTCCAAGAGGGTGATTCAGGGACTGGTGGAGTTACCAGTCACATCAGGCCAACAATCTGCACTAAATCTTCCTCTGAGGACCATGAACTGTAGGATGTATCTGAGCTCTGTTAAGTTGGACCATGTGAATCCCTTCCCAGGGCTCCCAAAGACACAGACCTAATAGTAGAACCTGGGGTTCCTTGTGCGTTTCTAGAAACAGTAAAATTTAATTGTTCAAATGAGGCTGCTAAGGGATGCTAATGGATTGTAAAGAAAGCAGGAGACAGGAAGCGGTGAGATGTGTGGAGCTACAGAAGATATTATAGATATTCAGGGGCAATTTGTGATAACAAGAGCTCATTAAGAGGTTCTTCAGACAAAGGTTCTGTCATAAGGCAGTTATTGTAGCTGAATTTAGTGGTTTGTTTTATGTAGAAGATGGGTTAAAATCCAAGACGTATATCCTGTTAGGACAAGATTGATTAAATTTTAAATGGCACTGACTTGCAGCCATTTACTGaggtaaagaaaaagaaggaggtATTCAGCCAATAGCTTGGTTTCACAGGCTGCCGTGATGGAGGGTAGTTACATTCCCCATAACCTGGAAAAAGCTCTTACCTCAGAGGAAAGAACCACTGTGCTGAGATGGCTCagcaaaaagctgtgaaaattaTTTAAGGACATTAACAAGAGTTTTAAGAAGTAGTTCCACAGAGAACAATCATAAAAATATCCCTCCAAGAGAATGAGTCAGAGTACCCAGTATTCTTGCTTACAGCCTTACACTTCAAGCTGAGTCTTGAAAAAGAAACTGATCACTCTGCGCAGAGCAGAGATCTTCCCAGTGATGTGAGTAAGGTAAGATGCTGGATACATTGCTTACCATGATGGGCAAAGCAGATGGGCTAGAGACATGATGGTTTCgagattattttttctaaaggTCTTCTTCCCCTGATTTCAGAGGGTGCTAAGGCTCAACAGCAGGATCTGTTGTAAGGCAGAATACGGTCTCTCCACCACACTTTGCTGTGTTGCTGGCTGGTAGGACTCTCCTCAAAGGCACGTCCATGGCTCATAGTGGTTCTGGAAAGAAGTTCCAGTGTCTGCACACACAAGTCCACGTAAAGATCAAAAATGGTAGTTTAACGCTCAGAGGTTGTTTGGGACTAACATGTATGTCCAGACAACATGATACAAGGAGCTTCCTCATTGGTTCTTCACGGCACTGAGAGAGCCGAGTCTGCAAATCCTGAGCACTAAGAACCCTTCTCAAGTGTAGAGTCACACCAGAAGGAGCTGGTGGGACCTTGTAATGGCCTGAGAGACTGGTCAGATAGGCTAGGCTTCCCTAGCTCGGTGTAAGGCAAGGGAGGCATTTCCAGATCACAGTTCTTGCTGGAACAACGTGGCAACGTGCCACCAAACTGGCCTTACACGGGGCTGTGTTTGATCAGCGCAGTCAATCCCTATGCAGCAGACCTGGTGACGTTCACAAACCCAACTTCAGATCACGCTCTTTGCTCTCCTGTGACAAAAATGAGCACACTGCTCTTTCCCAACTactcttagaaaaaaagaaactaactGAAATTTTTTAAGAGAGTGCGGTGTGCCCAGTGGAGGAATAGTAACCTGACATAACGCAAACAGTGTCTTCCTAAAACAAACTGTTATTTCTCAGTATGGTCACACAGCTGCCTACCATTGCCTCTGTTTCCAACCCTTCTGGGatattaagcagaaaaaaaggactaTAGAAATAATAAAGGAGACCTGTGAGAAACACCTTTATAGTTTTCCAAAGAACTGTTGTTCTCTGGGTAGAGCATGTACTCAAGCTGTTCCAAATACAGCAGACAAGATGTTTGCAGGAACCTTTCTCCACCCAGACTTAAACACCACTTTCGGGGAAGGAAGTCACATGAACAGGCAATGGCCATGTAAGGCTCCAAGCTGAGTTCTACttatctgtagaaaaaaaatcctgtcaagCATCTTCCAACATTTAGCCATACTTTATCCTTCCTGAGAGAACAGTAAACCTGGCTACTGTATAATCCCAAGGGAAAAGCATAAACTGGAAATTAAGTAATTCAATATCTAAAATTCTCATACTGTATCCATTGCACAgtaatttaaaattcttcataTACTTCATCACAATAGCTCATGATAGTAAAAACCATCCCTGTTTTACAAAGGGAACAAGCCAGCCCCCGGGGATGAAGGCTACGCATACACCGCAGGGCTGGTACTTCTGTCATGTAGCTCAAagctctctccccctcccccaaaagGGGGATCAGCTGCAGATGAGACGTGAGACTGGATGGAGGACTCCCATACTCTGAAAAGTAGCATTTCAGCTTGTTTTAATAACTGCTTGTACAGAAGTATTCTTCTATGGGGAAGCAGGGGAAAACTAATGtacccttttatttttaaagacgaTTCTGTACCTGGTCATCCCGGTCTTGACAAGTACGTGGGAACATCCCTTCTCTGCCTGCTGTTCATTGCCAGGCCATTTAGCCACACTTCACAAACCCAGAGACTGTGGCTATGAAGGAACACAGAACTGCCTTATAGGTTCTTGCTGCTAGTAAGTTATAAAGAAATCTGTGTCACCCAAGCAGCTATTGGAGGGAAATGGTTCCGTGTCTGTTCCCAGTCAGCAACGCCAAATGAACCAGTGTCTCCAGGGCCTTCAGTTTTTTGTCTTTGCAGGCTTACTGCTAAATCAGTCCTTTCTTCTGTACATTTCAGTGTCCAAATCTGCTTTGCACTGATAGGTCTTTGCTTAGAAGCCTCTATTTGTAGTGAACTGAGGTGAATGGTCTTTTTTACTCCTGCCTGGACTTCAGctgttgaaaactttttttttttttttttttttttttttgaggcctTAAACCCAAATACCTCCACAGTTTGGGGTTTTCAGGATTTGGACCAGAACTCTGTGCCTGGTGCTTATTGTTAAGAGAGAGGCCATATTTCTGATTCTATATTGCAGTTAGAGTTGAACAGAAGTTACAGAGAATCCTGAATGAGAGTGAGATATAAGAGAATAGCTGCCCTGGTTGTTATTGATCTTCAGATAATCCTTTCTAATCTTATTTGGTGGGCTCCTAGGACACTTCTTATTACAAATACAGAATGTTTATGCAAGTGTGACATTTTGTCCTGGACTCAGAACAAGGCATGAAAGTAACTCAAAATAAGGAATAAAGAAGTAGCCTCAGTGTGATGGCAGTGAGTATACTACTATTAACCAACAGAATGCTTGGATAAAAATGAAGATTATGTTAATGACTAAAACAGGTACAGCAGACGACTAAGCAGTACTAAGGAATGCAGGACTACTACAGTTTgaagttaaaaaggaaagaaatttattGTAATTCATTGTGTTGACCCCAACGCAGCTGTACCGTGAAGGTTTACTCGCAGGCTTTGGGAAGCAGCCATTATGCTTTTGGTTTTAGATGTTCTGGTATCTCCTAGCTGCTGTTCAGGTGATTATGTTGTTTGTATAGGGGAGCTTGTAGACAGAAGCAATTTGTACAGGCATGTTGAAACCACTAAACTTACTTAAGCATGAAAAGAAATGAGAAGGGAGAGATTTGGGAGGCTGCTTAAGGCTGCTTACTGCTACCTATCATTTAGTGATTCAAAATGAGTATTTGGATCAAACTCTTTGTCAACATTAGGCAAAGGAAATTGTTCTAATGAGCTATCATAGAGACAGTTGTTCCTAGCTCTGAAGTAACATTTTGCGATAGTGTCAATAGAGAAACTTCATAAGTTCCTTTCAGGCAGTGCTGGATAATGacaaactaaaattcctttatcCAGGAGACAGAAACTAAGCCTACTTGAGGGCCCTTAAATTCCAGTTGATTCAGTGGGAGCCTAGGAAAGGTGTTATTAGTTTATGAGGTTGAATCAGATCAGTACAGTTTACTGGTTTTCATACATATTATATATTCACAGTTACACTTTTCCTAAGACAGGGAGCTGCTGTATTATTTAACTGAATACTGTAGCCAGGGAGTTACAAGAGTAATTGTCATGGTGATTTCTCACGGAAAGCACAGTAGAGTGAGTGGACTTATGAAGAAGACAGAGACAACttgtctgaaaattatttcttttccatgagAAACAGGTAAGAGTCAATATCTGTGCATGGCACAAATCAAGAGGTATATTTGCCCTTTAACTCTCTGCCATAAATAAATGAGAACATTCAGGAATCAAAGGCTAAATTCCCGttggctctttttttttgccAACTTGCATATATTTGCATTACATTGCACTTCAAGAATTAATTTAGACCTTTCCCTAAGTCTGTTCATATCACTGTCATTGTTTCTTGTAGTGTATAACCAGTTAGGGCACAACAGGGGCATGTctcatttttcctgcttttgaagTGGACAGAGTTTAGTATGTGGCATATTAAATAATAGAAAGTGTAATGGCTGGAAGGATGCATGTTCCCTTCCTTAAAAATGGTGGCTCAGGACTCTTTTTACTATTATATTTCTGTGCGTATTACTGGGTCAGCAGTGTCTGTGGGGCTGATGCATTATTCTGCCACTGGGATTTGTGTACGCTGATGCTGTAATAGGTATTGTGAGAGAAATGCCTTTCTTAGTTTAAACATAACTTTGCTATTTTACCCTTGCAGCTGTATGCTCTTATTTTTTGTTGTGGACTATAACTGTGGGCTGTGGCTTTGCAAACAGAGGTCTATGATAAGCTGTTAACTTTGGTAAATTATTCATGGTAAATAAATATGTGAACAGGGAAATGTTCAGATAAAAATGAAAGCCTCCTTCACAGTCTGAGATTGTTTTTTCATTCACTGATAACCTTCTGAAGTACTATCATAATTTGAAGCCAATAAATAAGTTGACTGTGCAAACCTGCTAGCACTTAAACACATGTGAAGATGTCTTTATATGTTTTTCATGCTCTATCCTTTTCCATTCTATCTCCTGGCTTCTGACCTATCTGATTTAGTCACTTAACATTAAAGGATCTGTTATGCCAGCTCAGACAGCAATGGACATCTGCTCAGTGGGTCACCCGTGCTGCGCTGCCAGAAGCCCTTGTTTTATCTCAGTGTTCCATTTCCCTGCAAATGAGTTCATGTTCTTGGAAGTTTTTCTCCTTGTGACAAGACAGTCTGTTGTAGTGGTCCCTTTGAGGCACTGAAATGGCAGGATTTCTCTTACCTCACTTTAACCATCTGAAAACAGAGCATCACAGATCAGCTAAGTCAAATTTCCTTTAGAATCCATGTGGAGAAGAATGAAGCTGAAGTGAGCTTGCATGCCCTAGGATTAAAAGTTAGGGGAGATGAATCCCTGGCAGAAATTTTGCTTATAAGTCACTTCCAAAGCACGTTTTGAGTCCATTACCGTGCTAAGAAGTGTTCTCAGCAGCTGCCTTCTGTAGCATGCCTGAAAAACTAGAAAATTTAGCTGTGCTGAATAGAAGCAGTTGCAGAGGCTAAGAGCCCTTGCAAAAAGAATATTCAAAGCCTCTCCTCTAACAAAGGAGTCTAGCATACGTGTCCTTCGTGTCCTCACTACCTTTCTTCTTGGGCCAGGTGGGCTGGTCCCTGGTTACTCTGGGCCTGTCTGGGATCCAGGGTGACTGGGTGCAGCCATACCCTCATGTGTCAGTTGACACCTGCTCTTTGACAGCCAGGCACAGACCAAAAAGCGTCACTGTACTGTTCAGTTTGACTGATGAGGGACTCACATGTGCTTTTTGACAATACCCAGGGGTGTACCCAGTGGTGCACACACTCTGCTGGTATTAACTTAATTGCTGGTGTTGACTTAATTGCTTTGACTCTGGCTGTCACCCTGCCCTCTTCCTTACACATTGGCAACTGtgagactttttttctgaaaaaatcccATGGACCTTAGTGTGTACTTATTG containing:
- the TMEM233 gene encoding transmembrane protein 233, with protein sequence MSALPAGADIKRALENSPETNIEDELPDGPPQPRPKNYLLLSILACFCPAYPVNIVAFVFAVMALNSYNQGDIEGSKRLGRNALWVAVASIIIGLVIIGIYCVVHFTTHAI